In Francisella hispaniensis FSC454, a genomic segment contains:
- a CDS encoding glycosyltransferase family 4 protein, with the protein MKILHVFKSFYPYTYGGIEKFIHELSIATAKKYDVEIHILAMGKKNQTMHKDFYTLYFAKTNLNIASTTFSFSAIKKFKELAKQVDIIHYHFPYPYADLLQTICRPNKPYIVTYHSDIIKQKRLMMLYKPLMRKFLKGAKYILPTSPNYLETSEILKQIQAPKKVIPMSLNKSDYNIDEENYLYWKKNIGFEKFFIHIGGLRYYKGLDVLIDAMQGEDYPLVIIGDGDQKELLEQKVKQNNLQNVKFVGALDDKDKLSLLKLSYALVLPSNIRTEAFGLVLLEAGMFAKPMITCEIGTGTTFVNIDKVTGLVAKPNDNQDLARKLKELWQDDQKAQEYGANAKARFDDVFSLDKMFVSYKSVYDEVVQNDH; encoded by the coding sequence ATGAAAATCTTACATGTGTTTAAATCATTTTATCCATATACTTATGGCGGTATAGAGAAGTTTATACATGAGCTATCTATTGCTACGGCTAAAAAGTATGATGTTGAAATACATATACTTGCAATGGGTAAAAAAAATCAAACTATGCATAAAGATTTTTACACATTATATTTTGCTAAAACAAATTTAAATATTGCATCGACAACTTTTTCATTTTCAGCGATTAAAAAATTCAAAGAATTAGCTAAGCAAGTCGATATTATCCATTATCATTTTCCATATCCGTATGCTGATTTGCTGCAGACTATTTGTAGACCAAATAAGCCTTACATAGTCACATATCACTCAGATATTATCAAGCAAAAAAGATTGATGATGTTATATAAACCCTTAATGAGAAAATTCCTTAAGGGTGCAAAGTATATATTACCAACATCACCAAACTACCTTGAGACTAGTGAGATTCTAAAGCAAATACAAGCTCCTAAAAAAGTTATTCCAATGAGTTTAAATAAATCAGATTATAATATTGATGAAGAAAATTATCTCTATTGGAAAAAAAATATAGGTTTTGAAAAATTCTTTATTCATATAGGTGGCTTGAGATATTACAAGGGCTTAGATGTCTTGATTGATGCAATGCAGGGGGAGGATTATCCACTTGTTATAATTGGTGACGGCGATCAAAAGGAGTTACTTGAGCAAAAAGTTAAGCAAAATAATCTACAAAATGTAAAATTTGTTGGTGCTTTAGATGATAAAGATAAATTATCTTTGTTGAAATTAAGTTATGCTTTAGTGTTACCTTCAAATATAAGAACAGAAGCTTTTGGATTAGTCTTGCTAGAGGCAGGTATGTTTGCTAAGCCAATGATAACTTGTGAGATTGGTACAGGCACAACTTTTGTAAATATTGATAAGGTAACAGGATTAGTAGCTAAGCCAAATGATAATCAAGATTTAGCTAGAAAGCTCAAAGAGCTTTGGCAAGATGATCAAAAAGCTCAAGAGTATGGAGCTAATGCTAAAGCAAGATTTGATGATGTTTTCAGCTTGGATAAAATGTTTGTCAGTTATAAGTCAGTTTATGATGAAGTGGTACAAAATGACCATTAA
- a CDS encoding flippase gives MLKQDLMMFSAWIKCLSVISQFMMKWYKMTINLKLSEGFKRYFLNTGWLFIGNISRMLASLLVGIWVARYLGPKEFGVLSYASSFVTLFSVLTTLGLDGIVVRELVKDSSKSNNILGTAFGLKLLGFFALLIILLGVLYFAEESLYTKSIIFVVALSTMMQSFNVLDFYFQSQVKSKFVALANLISLVISSITKIILILCGAELIYFAAVVVLDSFTLSLGFIYFYQSKKFGDIKNWRFKFAVAKSLLRDSWPLILSGLAISIYMNIDQVMINHMLGSQEVGQFAAAVRISTVWYFIPVVISSSLFPAIINAKKVSEQLYYTRLQRLYDLMVWMAIAIALPMTFLSDWVVNLLYGQQYNQAGSVLMIHIWAGVFVALGVASGKWFLTEDLQRLALYRTLYGVLINVFLNVVLIPEYGIIGAAISTLFSQIVVCYVSDLLNSRTRKTFYVKTKSLVLIGWISK, from the coding sequence ATGCTAAAGCAAGATTTGATGATGTTTTCAGCTTGGATAAAATGTTTGTCAGTTATAAGTCAGTTTATGATGAAGTGGTACAAAATGACCATTAATTTGAAACTATCAGAAGGGTTTAAAAGATACTTCTTGAATACCGGATGGTTATTTATTGGTAATATATCAAGAATGCTAGCATCTCTACTAGTAGGGATATGGGTTGCTAGATATCTAGGACCAAAAGAGTTTGGTGTTTTGAGTTATGCTAGTAGTTTTGTAACACTTTTTAGTGTGCTAACAACTTTGGGACTAGATGGTATAGTTGTCAGAGAATTAGTGAAGGATTCAAGTAAATCAAATAATATTCTGGGAACCGCTTTTGGTTTGAAATTATTGGGTTTTTTTGCTTTGCTGATAATACTATTGGGAGTTCTTTATTTTGCAGAAGAGAGTTTATATACAAAGAGTATAATTTTTGTAGTGGCACTATCTACTATGATGCAGAGTTTTAACGTCCTTGATTTTTATTTTCAGAGTCAAGTAAAGAGTAAATTTGTAGCGTTGGCGAACTTAATCTCTCTTGTAATATCATCAATTACAAAAATAATACTTATTTTATGTGGTGCTGAGCTAATTTATTTTGCTGCAGTTGTTGTTCTAGATAGCTTTACTTTATCGTTAGGATTTATATATTTTTATCAATCTAAAAAGTTTGGTGATATTAAAAATTGGCGCTTTAAGTTTGCTGTTGCAAAATCATTATTAAGAGATAGTTGGCCTTTGATCTTGAGTGGTTTGGCAATATCTATATATATGAATATAGATCAGGTTATGATAAATCATATGCTTGGATCACAAGAGGTGGGGCAATTTGCTGCAGCTGTAAGAATTAGTACGGTTTGGTATTTTATACCAGTAGTTATATCATCATCACTTTTCCCTGCTATTATCAACGCAAAAAAGGTAAGTGAACAACTATACTATACAAGGCTTCAAAGGCTTTATGATTTAATGGTGTGGATGGCTATAGCTATTGCACTTCCTATGACATTTCTAAGCGATTGGGTAGTTAATTTGCTTTATGGGCAGCAGTATAATCAAGCAGGTAGTGTGCTTATGATTCATATTTGGGCTGGGGTTTTTGTAGCACTTGGGGTTGCTAGTGGAAAGTGGTTTTTGACTGAAGATTTGCAGAGATTAGCCTTATATAGGACTTTATACGGAGTTCTAATAAATGTATTTCTTAATGTTGTATTGATTCCTGAATATGGAATTATAGGAGCTGCAATATCTACTTTATTTAGTCAAATTGTAGTGTGTTATGTTTCTGATTTGTTAAATTCAAGAACAAGAAAAACTTTTTATGTTAAAACAAAATCTTTAGTTTTAATTGGATGGATATCTAAATGA
- a CDS encoding nucleotide sugar dehydrogenase yields the protein MKITIVGLGYVGLSNGILLAQNNQVCFLDVDETRVNLLNKKIAPINDDLIKQFLSEKPLNYFATTDKHVAYKNAEYIVISVPTDYDDTKDTFDVSILKAVIKDCLEVSSNSTIIIKSTVPIGFTKSLKQELGVSNIIFSPEFLREGKALYDNLYPSRIIMGEKSKAAESFASMLGKGALKKDVPILYMDSTEAEAVKLFANTYLAMRVAYFNELDTYAESHNLNTQDIIKGVCLDPRIGDYYNNPSFGYGGYCLPKDTKQLKANYLNIPNNLISAIVQSNQTRKDFITQQILDKNPNVVGIYRLVMKEGSDNFRNSAIQSIIQSLQKQNIKVVIYEPVLKQKKFNRLSVISNIDEFKLTSDLIIANRFDDVLSDVINKVYTRCIFRSDN from the coding sequence ATGAAAATAACAATAGTTGGCTTAGGTTATGTAGGTTTAAGCAATGGTATTTTATTAGCGCAAAATAATCAAGTTTGCTTTTTAGATGTTGATGAAACTCGAGTTAATTTGCTTAATAAAAAAATTGCGCCAATTAATGATGATCTTATAAAACAGTTTTTGTCTGAGAAGCCACTAAATTATTTTGCAACTACTGATAAGCATGTAGCCTATAAAAATGCTGAGTATATTGTTATATCTGTACCGACAGATTATGATGATACTAAAGATACTTTTGATGTTTCTATTCTAAAGGCTGTTATCAAAGATTGCTTAGAAGTATCGTCAAATTCAACGATTATTATTAAATCAACAGTTCCAATAGGATTTACAAAGTCTTTAAAGCAGGAGTTGGGTGTAAGTAATATTATATTCTCACCAGAGTTCCTAAGAGAAGGAAAGGCGCTATACGACAATCTCTATCCTAGTAGAATTATAATGGGAGAGAAGTCAAAAGCTGCAGAAAGTTTTGCTAGTATGTTAGGAAAAGGAGCACTAAAAAAAGATGTCCCAATTTTGTATATGGATTCTACAGAGGCAGAGGCTGTGAAACTTTTCGCGAATACCTACTTAGCAATGCGAGTAGCATACTTTAATGAGCTTGATACCTATGCTGAATCACATAATTTGAATACTCAAGATATTATCAAAGGTGTTTGCTTAGATCCTAGAATAGGGGATTATTATAATAATCCTAGTTTTGGCTATGGAGGCTATTGTTTACCTAAAGATACTAAGCAGCTAAAAGCAAACTATTTAAATATTCCTAATAATTTGATTAGTGCAATTGTACAGTCTAACCAAACACGTAAAGACTTTATCACACAGCAGATATTAGATAAAAATCCAAATGTTGTTGGCATATATAGGCTAGTAATGAAAGAAGGTAGTGATAATTTTAGAAATAGTGCAATCCAATCAATAATACAGAGCCTACAGAAGCAAAATATAAAAGTTGTGATATATGAGCCAGTTTTGAAGCAAAAAAAATTCAATAGACTTAGTGTCATATCCAATATTGATGAATTTAAATTAACCTCAGATCTTATAATTGCCAATAGATTCGATGATGTACTTTCAGATGTGATAAATAAGGTCTATACTAGATGTATTTTTAGGAGCGATAATTAA
- a CDS encoding NAD-dependent epimerase/dehydratase family protein, producing the protein MKKVLVTGGAGFIGSHLCQRLSEKTNSEVYSLDNYFTGNKSNHIKNVTYIRGNTKDIDKLISFKPDIIYHLGEYSRVEQSFDDIKKVIDFNKLGTFSVLEFVRKNNSKLIYAGSSTKFGDDGNNSNASPYAWSKSSNTLLVENYAKWFDINYAITYFYNVYGSREISTGKYATLVALFKEKMRKCEPLTVVSPGTQKRNFTHINDIIDALLLVGELGYGDEYGIGSDEAFSVLEVAKMFGSHIEILPERLGNRMSARVISDKTKSLGWQPKRKLRDYIEECRKNNWE; encoded by the coding sequence ATGAAGAAAGTATTAGTAACTGGTGGAGCAGGTTTTATTGGTAGTCATCTTTGTCAAAGACTTAGTGAAAAGACAAATAGCGAAGTTTATAGCTTAGATAACTATTTTACAGGTAATAAATCAAACCATATTAAAAATGTGACTTATATCAGAGGTAATACTAAAGATATAGACAAATTAATCAGTTTCAAACCGGATATTATTTATCATCTTGGTGAATATTCAAGAGTAGAGCAAAGCTTTGATGATATCAAAAAAGTGATTGATTTTAATAAGTTAGGAACTTTTTCAGTTTTAGAATTTGTTAGGAAAAATAATTCTAAACTAATATATGCTGGTAGTAGTACTAAGTTTGGTGATGATGGCAATAATTCTAATGCTAGTCCATATGCTTGGAGTAAATCATCAAATACATTACTTGTTGAAAATTATGCAAAATGGTTTGATATTAATTATGCAATCACTTATTTCTATAATGTATATGGTTCAAGAGAGATAAGCACTGGCAAATATGCAACATTGGTAGCTTTATTCAAAGAGAAAATGAGAAAATGTGAGCCTCTTACTGTCGTATCACCTGGAACTCAAAAAAGAAATTTTACTCATATTAATGATATTATCGATGCTCTATTATTAGTAGGTGAATTAGGCTATGGAGATGAATACGGTATAGGTAGTGATGAAGCTTTTAGTGTTTTAGAAGTTGCTAAAATGTTTGGAAGTCATATTGAAATTTTACCAGAAAGGCTTGGGAATCGTATGAGTGCTAGAGTAATTAGTGACAAAACAAAATCACTTGGATGGCAGCCAAAAAGAAAACTCAGAGATTATATAGAAGAATGTAGAAAAAATAATTGGGAATAA
- a CDS encoding nucleotide-diphospho-sugar transferase: protein MSIVEKFIPPYPLKTPVLFLVFNRLDTTKQVFEAIRQAKPPKLYVASDGARKSKEGETEKVQKVRDYIMSNIDWNCEVKTLFRDENLGCKYAVSGAINWFFENEEMGIILEDDCLPSQSFFWFCEELLEIYKNDTRVWHIGGTNPIDKELTSNEYYFSKYNRIWGWASWRRAWIHYDVDIGIWPKIKREKILFDILEQKEAKIFEKIFDNVYEGKVETWDYQWFLIRLLNAKAIIPNANLISNLGFGEEATHTTDEENYLANLARGEMSFPLVKKSIMVIDHKKDSKWSKELSKDISIIRNIIRKIIK from the coding sequence ATGAGTATAGTAGAAAAATTCATTCCACCATATCCGCTTAAAACACCAGTATTGTTTTTAGTATTTAATCGGCTTGATACTACAAAGCAAGTATTTGAAGCTATCCGACAAGCAAAACCGCCCAAACTTTATGTGGCGTCAGACGGCGCAAGAAAGTCTAAAGAAGGAGAAACTGAAAAAGTTCAAAAAGTTCGTGATTACATTATGAGTAACATTGACTGGAATTGTGAAGTTAAAACTCTATTTCGAGATGAAAATTTAGGTTGTAAATATGCTGTAAGTGGGGCGATAAATTGGTTTTTTGAAAATGAAGAGATGGGAATTATCTTAGAAGATGATTGTTTGCCAAGTCAGAGCTTTTTTTGGTTTTGTGAGGAGTTGTTGGAGATATATAAGAATGATACTAGGGTGTGGCATATTGGAGGTACGAATCCAATTGATAAAGAATTAACTTCAAATGAGTATTATTTTTCCAAATATAATCGAATTTGGGGCTGGGCATCGTGGCGAAGAGCATGGATACATTATGATGTTGATATTGGTATTTGGCCTAAAATTAAGAGAGAAAAAATATTATTCGATATATTAGAACAGAAAGAGGCAAAAATTTTTGAAAAAATATTTGACAATGTTTATGAAGGTAAAGTTGAAACTTGGGACTACCAATGGTTTTTAATAAGACTTTTAAATGCAAAAGCTATAATCCCAAATGCAAATCTTATTTCGAATCTTGGTTTTGGCGAAGAAGCAACTCATACAACTGATGAAGAAAATTATTTAGCAAATTTAGCTAGAGGAGAAATGAGTTTCCCCTTAGTTAAGAAAAGCATCATGGTAATTGATCATAAAAAAGATAGTAAGTGGAGTAAGGAGTTGTCAAAAGATATTTCAATAATTAGAAATATTATAAGGAAAATTATAAAATGA
- a CDS encoding polysaccharide pyruvyl transferase family protein encodes MFKKAHAKLKMTNFSKNINNIDTSRYDIIIIGSDIVWNYEWSFLGNDPVYFGENLKAKKLISYAPSCGSVNLSNPIPTFVKDGLKKFSHISVRDENTALLVEKAIAKKAKIVLDPTFIYDIQGEEIEPNEKEEYILVYAYRLGENEKNTIIKFSKEKKMKLISVGYSNSWCDKNIIDIGPFEWLGYFKNAKYVLTSTFHGTIFSLKYKRNFVTSANSGIETKIKTMLENIGLSSRVVNDTDVSEVLNNCIEYNVVDKKLDILIKDSRNFLIKAIDD; translated from the coding sequence ATGTTTAAAAAAGCTCATGCTAAACTCAAAATGACAAACTTTAGTAAAAATATTAATAATATAGACACTTCAAGATATGACATTATCATTATTGGAAGTGATATAGTTTGGAATTATGAGTGGAGTTTTTTAGGAAATGATCCTGTCTATTTTGGAGAAAATCTTAAAGCAAAAAAATTAATATCTTATGCACCAAGCTGTGGATCTGTTAATTTGTCTAATCCAATTCCCACATTTGTAAAAGATGGATTAAAAAAATTTAGTCATATCTCAGTAAGAGATGAGAATACTGCTTTACTTGTAGAAAAAGCTATAGCTAAAAAGGCAAAAATTGTTCTCGACCCAACATTTATATATGATATTCAAGGTGAGGAAATAGAGCCAAATGAAAAAGAAGAATATATTTTAGTGTATGCTTATCGTCTTGGAGAAAATGAGAAAAATACAATTATTAAATTCTCAAAAGAAAAAAAAATGAAATTAATCTCAGTTGGTTATTCAAATTCATGGTGTGATAAAAATATTATTGATATTGGCCCTTTTGAATGGCTTGGATATTTTAAGAACGCAAAGTATGTGTTAACAAGTACATTTCATGGAACTATTTTTTCATTAAAATACAAAAGAAACTTTGTTACTAGTGCAAATTCTGGGATAGAAACAAAAATAAAAACTATGTTGGAAAATATAGGTTTGAGTTCTAGAGTTGTAAATGATACTGATGTAAGTGAAGTCCTAAATAATTGTATTGAGTATAATGTTGTAGATAAAAAGCTGGACATATTGATTAAAGACTCAAGAAACTTTTTAATAAAGGCTATCGATGATTAA
- a CDS encoding nitroreductase family protein codes for MIKEIIKIILPKSTKIKIRNFLSLIRFYSNYFYDMKRYLTYSATFVNKEPNQLLGKIIAHYHVIEKGLSYQEVRLGFAKDIVISLISMLKIYSNKNFDVFNNQYLTAISVVRKYIDLHEQKEFDITPIKSMFERVKFSENSSKGGSIQLTKNEINKKSKLDFKEMAFSRYSIREFTEEEVTLNVLEEAIRIAQKSPSVCNRQTVRVHIVLSKSTIQKYLIYQNGNRGFGFKINKLLIVTSDLNFFEGVNERNQSFIDGGIFSMSLLYALHYLGLGAVTLNWCTDRERDNEFRKVSKISNNENIILMIGVGNLPDRFKVPKSERKNLNEIVNYIE; via the coding sequence ATGATTAAAGAAATAATAAAGATAATTCTACCTAAATCAACAAAGATAAAAATAAGAAACTTTTTAAGCTTAATAAGGTTTTACTCCAATTACTTCTATGACATGAAGAGATATTTAACATATTCCGCAACTTTTGTTAATAAGGAACCTAACCAACTACTTGGAAAAATAATTGCACATTATCATGTTATTGAAAAAGGTTTAAGTTATCAAGAGGTTAGACTTGGATTTGCTAAGGATATTGTCATTAGTTTAATTTCAATGTTAAAAATATATTCTAATAAAAATTTTGATGTTTTTAATAATCAATACTTAACGGCTATATCTGTAGTTAGAAAATATATTGATTTACATGAGCAAAAAGAGTTTGATATAACTCCTATTAAAAGTATGTTTGAAAGAGTTAAATTTTCAGAAAACTCTAGTAAAGGAGGTAGTATTCAATTAACTAAAAATGAAATAAATAAAAAAAGTAAACTAGATTTTAAAGAAATGGCATTTTCTAGATATTCTATAAGAGAGTTTACTGAGGAAGAAGTTACTTTGAATGTTCTTGAAGAAGCTATAAGAATAGCTCAAAAATCTCCTTCAGTTTGTAACAGACAAACGGTTAGAGTTCACATAGTACTATCAAAGTCAACTATCCAGAAGTACCTTATCTATCAAAATGGTAATAGAGGTTTTGGATTTAAGATTAATAAATTACTAATAGTCACTTCAGATTTGAATTTTTTCGAAGGCGTTAATGAAAGAAATCAATCATTTATAGATGGTGGTATTTTCAGTATGTCATTATTATACGCATTACATTATCTTGGCTTAGGAGCAGTAACTTTAAATTGGTGTACTGATCGAGAAAGAGATAATGAGTTTAGAAAAGTGTCAAAAATAAGTAATAATGAAAATATAATACTAATGATTGGAGTTGGTAATCTACCAGATAGATTTAAGGTTCCAAAATCAGAAAGAAAAAATTTAAACGAAATAGTTAATTATATAGAATGA
- a CDS encoding glycosyltransferase family 4 protein translates to MKILIVNTSDIQGGAARAAYRLHRSLLDANIDSQMLVQSKVSDDCTVITEDSRVRRYLNKLRPIIDGLPVRKYKHRIKTLFSPSWFGFNNIVTKINKINPDIVHLHWINGGMLKIEDIAKIKAPIIWSLHDNWAFTGGCHIKWNCDKYKQHCQSCPNLASKKEKDLSFKVFRRKKKVFTKKDFIIVGLSSWLNNLSKQSFLLKNNKHINLPNPINIDIFKPFDKELSRKLWNLPKDKKLILFGAMDATRDINKGFKQLNEALEKIAKTDDIELVVFGSTKPNLVPDFGFKTNYLGQLNDDVSLVTLYSAVDVMVVPSLQEAFGQTASESLSCGTPVVSFDTSGLKDIIDHKKNGYLAKPFDSQDLANGIEWILANDSYVSLCENARDKVLREFDSKVVAKKYIQLYKETLGR, encoded by the coding sequence ATGAAAATCCTAATAGTTAATACCTCAGATATTCAAGGTGGTGCAGCAAGAGCTGCGTATAGATTACACAGATCACTACTGGATGCTAATATTGATAGTCAAATGTTAGTCCAAAGTAAAGTTAGCGATGATTGTACAGTTATTACAGAAGATAGTAGAGTAAGGAGATATCTCAATAAGCTTCGTCCTATCATAGATGGTTTACCTGTTAGAAAATATAAACATAGAATAAAAACATTATTTAGCCCTTCATGGTTTGGGTTTAATAATATTGTTACAAAGATAAACAAAATAAATCCCGATATTGTCCATTTGCATTGGATAAATGGTGGAATGTTAAAAATAGAAGATATTGCTAAAATTAAGGCTCCTATTATTTGGTCTTTACATGATAATTGGGCTTTTACTGGGGGATGTCATATAAAATGGAATTGTGATAAATACAAACAGCATTGTCAAAGTTGCCCAAATCTTGCTAGTAAAAAAGAAAAAGATTTGAGTTTCAAAGTGTTTAGAAGAAAGAAAAAAGTTTTTACTAAAAAAGATTTTATTATCGTTGGGTTAAGCTCTTGGCTTAATAACCTATCAAAACAAAGTTTCTTGCTAAAGAATAACAAACATATAAATTTACCAAATCCGATAAACATAGATATATTTAAACCATTTGATAAAGAATTATCAAGAAAGCTTTGGAATCTTCCTAAAGATAAAAAATTAATACTTTTTGGCGCTATGGATGCTACCAGAGATATTAATAAAGGCTTTAAACAGTTAAATGAAGCTTTAGAAAAAATAGCAAAAACAGATGATATTGAATTGGTTGTATTTGGCAGTACCAAACCTAATTTAGTACCTGATTTTGGCTTTAAAACTAACTATTTAGGTCAACTTAATGATGATGTAAGTTTGGTAACTTTATATAGTGCGGTAGATGTAATGGTAGTACCAAGTTTACAAGAGGCTTTTGGTCAAACAGCTAGCGAATCATTATCTTGTGGTACTCCTGTAGTATCTTTTGATACTAGTGGATTAAAGGATATAATTGATCATAAGAAAAATGGCTATTTAGCAAAACCTTTTGATAGCCAAGATTTAGCTAATGGTATAGAGTGGATTTTAGCTAATGATAGCTACGTATCTTTATGCGAAAACGCTAGGGATAAAGTTTTAAGAGAGTTTGATAGTAAAGTTGTTGCTAAGAAATATATACAATTATATAAGGAAACTTTAGGCAGATGA